One stretch of Desulforegula conservatrix Mb1Pa DNA includes these proteins:
- a CDS encoding ferritin-like domain-containing protein, translating to MAAYDFNADEIFEMAVQIEVNGAKFYRKAAESVSDADAKKFLLELAAMEDDHENTFKKMKSELTEELKKSKVFDPENEAVLYLKSLADTRVFYEKEIDSTSLKEIFKAAITAEKDSIVFYLGMKDLVAPGAGQAKVDAIIKEEMSHIRLLSKKLIEVK from the coding sequence TCTTTGAAATGGCGGTTCAGATCGAAGTGAACGGCGCCAAATTTTACAGAAAAGCAGCTGAAAGCGTTAGTGACGCAGATGCTAAGAAATTTCTTCTTGAGCTTGCTGCAATGGAAGACGACCATGAAAACACTTTCAAAAAAATGAAGTCTGAACTTACTGAAGAACTGAAAAAGTCCAAGGTTTTCGACCCTGAGAACGAAGCAGTGCTTTATCTCAAGTCGCTTGCTGACACCAGAGTGTTTTATGAAAAAGAAATTGATTCAACTTCTCTCAAAGAAATATTCAAGGCAGCTATAACTGCTGAAAAAGATTCCATAGTTTTCTATCTTGGAATGAAAGACCTTGTTGCTCCTGGCGCAGGACAGGCCAAAGTTGATGCAATCATCAAGGAAGAAATGTCTCACATCAGATTGCTCAGCAAAAAACTTATTGAAGTAAAATAG
- a CDS encoding Crp/Fnr family transcriptional regulator — MNKRIIGIISSAPLFSGLPEDDIAEIAGILKQKDVLKGEMIFSDGEPSSGFYIVASGSVKIYKLAPDGKEKILHIFGKGQPFAEVAVFSGDPYPANALALQKSHLLFFPKKEFIDLIAKKPGLALSMLGVMAARLRQFSVQIENLTLKDVPARLAGYILFLVEEQSDNKSVELDVSKNHLASILGATPETLSRVMARMAQEGLINVDGRIISIIDKTGLENLSSSGRGGLE, encoded by the coding sequence ATGAATAAAAGAATAATTGGAATTATTTCTTCGGCACCTTTGTTTTCTGGCCTGCCTGAAGATGATATTGCCGAAATAGCAGGCATTCTGAAGCAAAAAGATGTTCTTAAGGGTGAAATGATCTTCTCGGACGGCGAACCTTCGAGCGGGTTTTATATTGTAGCAAGCGGAAGCGTAAAGATTTATAAACTCGCTCCTGACGGCAAGGAGAAAATTCTCCATATATTCGGCAAGGGGCAGCCTTTTGCCGAAGTCGCAGTATTCAGCGGTGATCCTTACCCGGCCAATGCTCTTGCTCTCCAGAAAAGTCATCTTCTCTTTTTTCCTAAAAAAGAGTTTATAGATCTTATCGCAAAAAAACCTGGACTCGCGCTTTCCATGCTTGGCGTAATGGCCGCAAGGCTCAGGCAATTCTCGGTTCAGATTGAAAATCTTACTTTAAAAGATGTCCCTGCAAGGCTGGCAGGATATATTCTTTTTCTTGTGGAAGAACAGAGTGACAATAAATCTGTGGAACTTGACGTTTCAAAAAACCATCTTGCAAGCATACTTGGAGCCACGCCTGAAACACTTTCAAGGGTTATGGCCAGAATGGCCCAGGAAGGTCTTATAAATGTTGATGGAAGAATAATTTCAATAATTGATAAAACCGGCCTTGAGAATCTTTCGTCTTCAGGTCGTGGAGGGCTTGAGTAA